In Lolium rigidum isolate FL_2022 chromosome 3, APGP_CSIRO_Lrig_0.1, whole genome shotgun sequence, the genomic window TCTCCTTTTATATATTTGACATAGAAAGCTACGATCTAGGGTTGTCTCCGCATATTTATGCATATCAAAGTGTTGTTTGGACTAATCAGAAAATAAGTATTCTTTCAGTTATACATGTGTTTGCAGCACCCATGTTTGGTgagacaataatacatccaaaagGAGAGGTTGTTAATTGATAGTTAGGACGGTCCAGAACACAGCTGTGAGAATTACCGCCAAAGAAAAACAGGAAGACATGGAACTTGCGACCACACAGATGCAACAATGATATCTTGTTATTACGTTCGGTATTATCATATTGTAGTACATTATGATttgttctgaatttattgatccgtggcaacgcacgggcagtaATTCACAAAAACATTCCAAGCATGCCGACAGTCTAAATCACAGAGCCTCAAGCCCCGTGCCACGAAACTTCTCACGGACAATCTCATCCAGCCGCGCCGCCATATCCGGCGTCATGTGGTTCACCCAGTCTCCGGCGACTCCTTTCCTGAAGAAGGCGTCACgggggtacgcccccgatgagccTTTCTTGTTCACCTCCAGCCCCTTCATCTTTTCGAAGCTGCACAGCTCCACGATGCCCTCCACGGCACCGGCGCTCACCTCCGCGGCCGAGAACGGCCGGCCCATGAACTCCGCCAGTCTCCTCACGTGTTTGCCCGTGTCCTGTAGCAGGTCCTCGTACCTGAGGAAGAGCACCTTGTCTGGGCGCGCGAGGCTCGCGTGCCAGTAGGAGAGGACATGGTCCCAGGTCGGGCCGACGAGCACGTCGCCGTCGCAAACATGCTCAAACAGCTCGACGAACGACAGGCCGGGCTGGCGTCGTTGGAGGAAGTGCCACAGCGAGACGACCATGTCCTTGGGGTCCCTGCAGATGTAGGCGACCTTGACGTCGCCGGCGGTGACCGACTCGGGGAGCAGGGTGTACGGCAAGTGCGTGTTCATAAGGCGCGGGGACGGGAGCTTCTCGAGCTTGGCCTCCTGCCCGTCGGCGAAGATCTCGTCGAGGAACGGGATGCAGTCGTGCGGgttgaggcggaggagcgggTGCTGGGCTAGCTCGGGGTACGCGTCGCGCGTCATGGTGGCGAAGGCCAGCGCCTTGAGCCACGTGGTGCCGCACTTGGGGTAGCTGGCGAGGATCACGTCGTCGCGGCGTGGGGCGAAGCGGCGCTGAAAGACGACGGTGCCCGCGACCCAGTGATCCGGCAGCCAGAAGCCCTGGTACAGGCGCAGCTCCAGGGTGGCTTGTTGCTTGCGCGGCAGCGCCGCGACGAGGTCCCCAAACTCTTCCTTGGCCGGGCGCTTCGGCACCGTACCGTCGTCGACGTCCGTGAACGGAACAGGGCCGGAAGTGATGGTAGGGCTGGCAGCCATGGGTGATGGTGGAACCAGTGTTAACTGCAGGCGATGCAGAAGTGACCGTGCACTACTCTCCTAGCCAGCAAGTGATCACAAGATGGCAGCTCCATCTGTCAGTGGAGAATATATAGGTCGCTGCATCATGCTTGTGCTTATTTGACTAACAAGTGACGAACCAAACTTTGACTTGAGTAGTTGAGTGCCAACAGACAAGTGCTATCTTGCCGTGCCCGTCAAGAAGTAGAGAACCATTCCGAGCATATGCTTAGTTGTTTGATACTACTAGTACTAAATTGAACATCAGTGGAGTACATAAAAGTATTGGATGTACTTTTCTTTAAGATAAAAATATAGAGTACAAAATTGGACACGCTCGAATAGCTGCAATAAGGATACGAATTTGTAACGTGGCAGATGCAAATGTGAATCGAATGTCTGATATCTTGAATTGTGTTAATACGAGTTCAGGTCAGAAGAAAATAAATATGTAtatgcataagagcatctccactcgcggcTCCAAATAGGCGCAGCTACTTCTCTATTTGGGGAGGCCCGTCCCGCACCGGTTACCACTATATTATTTTATGGGTCGGGAATAATTCAAACTAAACCGGtgaatttcattcaaatttagttATAATTTAGAAGTTGAATGAAAACTACTAAAATTCAACTAAATCCTAGTCTACTCGCCTTTGATCAGCGCGCTCGACGGGCCAGCCTTGTCACTGTTCTCCTCCTTGGCCGCCTGCTCCCGCGCCTGCCTCTCCGCCCTTGCTTCCCGCATATGGTGGTACATCATTGCGCAGCCGCATCCTCCGGCCATGTCTCAACGAGGGTTACGGGGTAAAAGAGTTTATGACCATACCCATAGGAAGATCCTTAATTACTGAATCTGTGTGGCAGGCAATGGGAAAGGTGGTGATTATGAGGGGTATAGAGCAGTGCTTCTCGGAGCACCTTTATTCGGGTGCAACAAAGAAACATTAAATCATGATCAACTAAATAACTATGCTAGTGGTGGATCCGCAACTTCCTGAGAACTCATGAGAACTATTTCATCCCACTGCAGCTTTCTACATTATTACTTTCACAATCTTAGTTTCTTTTTAGTatctactttattttgtttttctctcCACACCAAACACCAAAATACTTTTCTCACACTCCTATTTAGAACTAAGGATAACTCGTGTGTACATCTTAAAGAATATGACAAGAAGCAACAAAACCATTGCCAATCAGCTCCACCGTGGTTTGATACTCTTTTGTCGTCGTGATCAACGCAGCTCTTATAGGGAAATAACTCATGCGACGGCATCCCACGTATTCTGGCGCGTCCCATAacatggctagctcctctttataACTAAGGATAACTTATGTGTACATCTTAATGAATATGACAAGAAGCAACAAAACCATTGCGAATCAGCTCCACCATGGTTCGATACTCTTGCGCCGTCGTGATCAACCCGACTCTCATCGGGAATTAATCTTGTGCGACGGCGAGGTCCCACGAATTGGCTGGCGCGTCCCATAACGTGGGTAGCCCCTCTTTCAACATCCCAatgtacatattgatgttgtcacCGTTAcacggttgtttcggcccttgaaTCAACATACTCATTTCTTTGTAGATCTAGGAGTTGGGAGAGCTTTCCCTTACATATGTATTAACCAAAGTAGGTATAGCAAGCTAAAATGGATGAAACAaatggaaaaaatgaggtggggaggaCGAGGGAGACAACCGGATCCATTTTTGTGGGGAGGGGAAAGAGGGGGAAACtaagtggtgtagatggctccatgtGACTAAATGGTTGGTCTCAGGTTAGGCATGGAGCACCACGCCTTGGTGCACCACAGGGTATATCGGCTACCCGTGGCCCACCCACATGCCATGCGCCATGGGTATCTGGACCCTTTTGTGTAATCACGGACCACCACTTAGCCATGCCGCACCACGCACATGTGCATCACGGGTACCAACCATACATGTGGCGCACCACCGGCTAAGTGGCTCCAGACCGACCAACTCAGCCCAGGAATACCCGTGGCGCACTAGTTTTAACGATGTGCCAAGGGtaagttggccttggtgatgcacCACTACCCGTGGCACACCACTGTTTCAGTGCGCCACGGGTAAGATGATTAACTATAggtgtttttctactagtgtgatcTAGACCTACGAGGTTGATCTGAAGCGAGTTCAGCTAAGACAGGGAGGGAATAAAAGAGAGATAAAAACGAGAATTAAGTGAAGGGGATTACTTGTGTCACCGGACTTCGTCGTCGCCGGAGGAGAGAAGAGCTTCAACGCGGAAGGAATCTTGGGCGAAGAAGGGTTGAGGAGAGCTCGGACGGAGGCAGGGAGATCTTGAAcgagaggaggacggaggcggaagGCTCGCCATTGCCGGAGAGAGGAGATCAGGAGACATTGCTCCAAGTACAACCGCCTCTCTATCGCGAGAGAGCGAGCGGGGGTTTCCATTCCCGACCTACACACTTGTGGATTGTTCTCCTAGGGAATGCTGTGGAATGGTCAAGGTAAATTCAGCCCATCGACACCCAAATGACTAGGTGGGATCGCCCTGGGAAATCCAGCTCGTGGTTTCATCGGCCAGGGAAAACGTGAGAAACCCCTCGGGAAAGCCTGAAACCAAATAAGGCATTAGTGGTGGTGGCTCAGCAATTCCGCTCAGCACACACCTCAAAGGTGAGATGTCGGGATGCAAGTGGGAGATTTGTAGAGCTGGCTTGGTACGTGGTATGTTCTCCTGTTTCCCCTACCTTTTTCTAATATATCTTTTCGACTCAAATTCCTAACTTTTCTTGGAATATTGTTTTTCACATTCCGGACTTCCTATATTTTGGACTTGAACTCGTGATTTACATGTTCAAGATAGTAGACATTCTATTTACATTCGTATACTCATTATATAATTACTCGAGAGTGTGTCTATATTTGTATTCCATCGATTTTCATTTTTGCAATACTAAACAAAACAAAGAAACAACTAGGCCTAGTTTGGTAACAAAGTATTTCTAAAACTGAAGTATTCCAAAACTGAAGTATTTAATCGTGTGGGAAAGGAATACTGCAGTTTCTTAATAATGTAGTATTTCTCTGTTTTGACAAATACTGCAGTGCGTTTGGGAAATGTTGTTTCTAGCTGCGTAGAACAGCTAATGAGTGTTGGAGTGTGTAGCAAACTACAATGATAATATCCAGTGGACACGAGGTCTGTGCATGATTGAATAGGCAGATTACCTCCTACGCAAACGGAGATGTAGAACGTTATTTCCTACGGATTGATCAACCAAAGAACGAAAGAAACATGAACCTGCATGGATTTTGCGGCCAGCTGCCAGGTGTGACGTGATGTTGGCACCATAATGAGCACCAAACTGCATGGATTTTGCGGCGCGATGGCTCAGACATGCATGCGAAATTGATCGATCTGCTCTGTTCAATTTCCTTATTCCCTATGGAACTTGATCGATCTGCTCTTCACGAATGCTGAGCCGAACGGGCATTCTTTTCCATTTGTTGAACTTGCTTTCTCCACGGCTGAAGAAGAGGATATCGCCGCAGGAGATCCGTTTTGCCAGGGGACGAAGCAAGCCAGTTTCTCAGTTTAGAAAAAAAGAGGTCCGAGGTAAAGTTTTTAATACTTCAAAAAAACTACAGTTTTGGAGATACTTTGGTTTCCAAAACAACTTTTTTCCTTGGCCCCAAACACGTTGAAGTATTCAATACTTCATTATTTTAAAAAACTGAAGTATTCTCAGAATACTTCAAAAAAGTGGAGCTCCCAAACGGGGCCCTAAGCATGATCGGGCTGGGCTTCTGCTCCTTGGCGGGCACGGCAAGGTATcactttctttttgttttgttggcAAAGACAAGATTCCACTTGTCTGGCCGCACGGCACCCAGGTCAAAGTTTGATCCACCGCTAGTCAAAATTAGCCCAAGCACGATGCAATCATGCAACTCCATATATATATTCTCCCCAAATGAGTGGAATTGCCATCCTTGAGCAGTGATCACTACTCACCGGAGTACAATCGCTTCTCTGCTATTGACATCGCCCTGCAGCTAACTCCGTTCTCGTCATCCATGGCCGCCATCCCCACCATCACTTCCGGCCCTGTTCCGTTCACGGACGTCGACGACGGCACGGTGCCGAAGCACCCGGCCAAGGAGGAGTTTGGGGACCTCGTCGCGGCCCTGCCGCGCAAGCAACAGGCCGGTCTTGAGCTGCGCCTGTACCAGAGCTTCTGGCTGCCGGAGCACTGGGTCGCGGGCACTGTCGTCTTCCAGCGCCGCTTCTCACCACGCCGCGACGACGTGATCCTGGCCAGCTACCCCAAGTGCGGTACCACGTGGCTGAAGGCGCTGGCCTTCGCCACCATGACGCGCGACGCGTACCCGGAGCCGGCGCAGCAcccgctcctccgcctcaacCCGCACGACTGCATCCCGTTCCTCGACGAGATCTTCGCCGATGGGCAGGAGACCAAGCTGGAGAAGCTCCCGTCGCCGCGGCTCATGAACACGCACATGCCGTACACCTTGCTCCCCGAGTCGGTCACCAGCGGCGacgtgaaagttgcgtacatctgCAGGGACCCCAAGGACATGGTCGTCTCGCTGTGGCACTTCCTCCGGCGACGCCAGCCGGAGCTCTCGTTCGCCGAGCTGTTCGAGCACGTATGCGACGGCGCCGTGGCGGTCGGCCCGATCTGGGACCACGTACTCACCTACTGGCGCGCGAGCCTGGAGCGCCCCGACCGGGTGCTCTTCCTCAGGTACGAGGACCTGCTGCAAGACACGGGCAAGCACGTGAGGAGGCTGGCGGAGTTCCTGGGTCGGCCGTTCTCGGCCGCCGAGGAGAGCGCCGGCGCCGTGGAGGGTGTGGTGGAGCTGTGTAGCTTCGAGAAGATGAAGGGGCTGGAGGTGAACAAGAAAGGCTCGTCGGGGGCATACCACGCCATGCCCCGTGACGCATTCTTCAGGAAAGGTGTCGCTGGAGACTGGGTGAACCACATGACGCCAGATATGGCAACGCGGCTAGATGAGATCGTCCGTGAGAAGTTTCGTGGCACGGGCCTCGCGGCTCCTTGATTTGGATTCTGTCGGCATGCTCGGATTTGTTTTGTTTATAATCAGGTCATGTGCATGCATGTTTCAGTTCTGGACTCTATGCTTGGTGAATCAGTTGTGGACTCTATGTCACATTCACCGTCTTCATTATCGAATAAAGATGCTTGTTTGTGTGATTCATTCGTGTGGATAGGTTCATTCAGTTTCATGAACTTAAGGGAATCTCAAACTGAACGAACTTCGTGTGCATTGCGGCATGATTTATTGAACCAAGTTGATTCATATTTAGTGCTCCCTCCATCTCAAAATGTAAAGCATCCTAGGATTGGTCAAAAGTTAAACCTTACTAATTTTGATCAAatatatagaaaaaaatattGACATCAACAATATCAAATGAacatattaaaaaaataaaatttatggtgaatctatttatgttgatttagtattgtaaatattcatatttttgtgtataaactttttTAAACAATAAGGCACAAAGtggccagctttaaattaataaagctcaaacGGCTGATGATACAAGAATGCTGAAAACAGCTTACAACATCCAAAACCAcagcaaataaaagaaaaaacaagAAACCCAGCTGGTGTTTCAAAAAAATAACAAGAAACCCAGCTCAAGTCCTCGATATCCTCAAGCGAGAATGAAGCACCCGGGAGCGGCCGAGGTGAAGCGAGGTAGAAGCATCGAAAGCGAAGCAGCGGAGACCCGCCTACCCCCTGATCCATCTATCGCCTGGCAGTACTCCTCCATTGCCGGAGAGGGTCCCTACCCCCTCATCCTGGCTCGAAAGGACGCCGAACCGGCCGCAATGGAAATGCTCCCCTTGAGCAGAGCACATAGCAGGAACCAAGCCTAAACCTAGGGCTGGAACAGAGCCCCAATACTCGCAGACTGAGCTCACCTTGCGGAGCCATGTCGCCCGCCAAGGGTTCACCCACGCAGAGCTGAAGCGGCGGACTTGGTCGTTCATGTAGAAGGACAATGTCGCCGAGCAACACCGCCACCACCCAACTGCACGAAGGCAACATCCGCACACCCCGAAAGGTTCCAACAGcagcgcctccaaggaggacacgccgcccgtggcgccgccgccgcccaacacAGTTAGGGTTTTCACCCCGGGAGCGCAACAGGGGTGGGGTGAAGGGAAGGGAGTACCTCGACGTCGCCACCAAGGAGGAAAATGGCGCCACTCGGGCGTCGCCGACGTCGCAGCCGAGACCGGCAAAGGGATTTCTCCCGGACTCCACTTCCAGCCACCATCACCACCTCCAGCCATGGAACCGGCGGCACAAGGCCCACGAGTTCCAGATCCAGCGTGGTGGGAAGCGCCTAAGTGAGGTTGAGGGGATACTTCAGATCTGGCGCCGCCAGCCACCGGAGCAGCCCCGCGCCACGACCGCCGTTCGCCGGAACTTCGCCGCCCACGCGGCCGAGATGCCGGACCGCATCCGCGCCCACCGCTCGCCGTCGAAGCCGGTGGCGCCTCACCAAGCAAGGCCGCCGCCTCCCAGTCCCGAGCCCCCACCGAGGGAGCCGCCAGACTAACTCGTCCGCGCCATCCGCCGAGCTAGAGGCCGACCGTTGGAGAGGAGAGCCTGTCGCGCCGCGTCCTTGGTCATGGCGAGCCCGCCATAGAGATCCTCCACCTAGCCACCGCAGGGGAGCCGAGAGCTCAGATCCCCACCGCCcccttgttgactgccaaaacccaccggcgggcagcggccttgtcaacaccgtagagccgggaagagcctagagctgcggctggctgagacccctccgagcgacggcccgcaatgctcttctggtcacacgcggcgatgcgaagtgcagggcgtgccacct contains:
- the LOC124694153 gene encoding flavonol 3-sulfotransferase-like, whose protein sequence is MAAIPTITSGPVPFTDVDDGTVPKHPAKEEFGDLVAALPRKQQAGLELRLYQSFWLPEHWVAGTVVFQRRFSPRRDDVILASYPKCGTTWLKALAFATMTRDAYPEPAQHPLLRLNPHDCIPFLDEIFADGQETKLEKLPSPRLMNTHMPYTLLPESVTSGDVKVAYICRDPKDMVVSLWHFLRRRQPELSFAELFEHVCDGAVAVGPIWDHVLTYWRASLERPDRVLFLRYEDLLQDTGKHVRRLAEFLGRPFSAAEESAGAVEGVVELCSFEKMKGLEVNKKGSSGAYHAMPRDAFFRKGVAGDWVNHMTPDMATRLDEIVREKFRGTGLAAP
- the LOC124702922 gene encoding flavonol sulfotransferase-like, with translation MAASPTITSGPVPFTDVDDGTVPKRPAKEEFGDLVAALPRKQQATLELRLYQGFWLPDHWVAGTVVFQRRFAPRRDDVILASYPKCGTTWLKALAFATMTRDAYPELAQHPLLRLNPHDCIPFLDEIFADGQEAKLEKLPSPRLMNTHLPYTLLPESVTAGDVKVAYICRDPKDMVVSLWHFLQRRQPGLSFVELFEHVCDGDVLVGPTWDHVLSYWHASLARPDKVLFLRYEDLLQDTGKHVRRLAEFMGRPFSAAEVSAGAVEGIVELCSFEKMKGLEVNKKGSSGAYPRDAFFRKGVAGDWVNHMTPDMAARLDEIVREKFRGTGLEAL